A portion of the Paenibacillus marchantiae genome contains these proteins:
- the rpsD gene encoding 30S ribosomal protein S4, translating to MARYTGPKFKLSRRLGISLSGTGKELKRPFPPGQHGANQRRKISNYGMQLQEKQKLRHMYGLGEKQFRTLFAKAQKMQGIAGENFMFLLESRLDNLVYRLGFANSRAGSRQLVSHGHVTVNGKKVDIASYQVSTGDVISLRERSRGLSSIKEALENRSHLPAYVEFNDTALEGKFIRLPERSELSQDIDEKQIVEFYNR from the coding sequence ATGGCACGTTACACTGGTCCTAAATTTAAATTGAGCCGTCGCCTCGGCATTTCCCTGAGCGGAACAGGCAAAGAATTGAAACGTCCTTTCCCTCCAGGTCAGCACGGAGCTAACCAACGGAGAAAAATCAGCAACTACGGTATGCAATTGCAAGAAAAACAAAAATTGCGTCACATGTACGGTTTGGGCGAGAAGCAATTCCGCACTCTCTTTGCTAAAGCGCAAAAAATGCAAGGTATCGCAGGTGAAAACTTCATGTTCTTGCTTGAGAGCCGCCTTGATAACCTCGTATACCGCCTTGGATTCGCTAACTCCCGCGCTGGTTCGCGTCAGTTGGTATCCCACGGTCACGTAACTGTAAACGGCAAAAAAGTTGACATCGCTTCTTACCAAGTAAGCACTGGCGACGTTATCAGCCTGCGTGAAAGAAGCCGCGGTCTTTCTTCCATTAAGGAAGCTTTGGAAAACCGTTCGCATCTTCCGGCATACGTAGAATTCAACGATACTGCTCTGGAAGGTAAATTTATCCGTTTGCCTGAGCGTTCGGAATTGTCCCAAGACATCGACGAAAAACAAATCGTCGAGTTCTACAACCGTTAA